Proteins found in one Bacteroidota bacterium genomic segment:
- a CDS encoding acylphosphatase encodes MKAVQARITGRVQGVGFRYWALRRAQFLGLSGWVRNEADGSVSLLLIGPEQQVEQMLLWCQDGPPAARVEDIQTTPLSSLPPISGFSIR; translated from the coding sequence ATGAAGGCCGTTCAGGCGCGCATCACCGGACGCGTGCAGGGCGTAGGTTTTCGATACTGGGCCTTAAGGAGAGCTCAGTTCTTGGGGCTTTCCGGTTGGGTCCGTAACGAGGCAGATGGCTCCGTAAGCCTTCTCCTTATCGGGCCGGAGCAACAGGTTGAGCAAATGCTGCTCTGGTGCCAGGATGGTCCACCAGCAGCCCGCGTGGAGGATATCCAGACGACCCCGCTGTCCAGTCTTCCCCCCATCTCTGGTTTCTCTATTCGATAA
- a CDS encoding adenosylcobalamin-dependent ribonucleoside-diphosphate reductase, whose amino-acid sequence MLERMFAHQGKMARRIGPERVNGYAELHRYLSQKVQRGQLPSHPDYLGGNELATNIYQRKYYLKDLEGNLIERRPEDVFVRLAAFMAAIEPEKAKRRQWAEAFYRLLYEGRFIPGGRVIAGAGDLYRVKTLANCFVTQIAEDSIEAIYQAAYECARTYSFGGGIGVDVSPLRPKDSVVHNAADRSTGAVSFMELFSLTTGLIGQSGRRGALMITLDVKHPDVLDFIRVKKIPNWVTRQIVEQCQWTGLFSERQLREIERQVMENTQVRFANISIKVSDEFMQAVDEQTRYGPQALLVYRKLTRSTLRQAYQGPELHYASGIPSKDIRAYELWRVFEDLEALNRFLSQEGLPKLDEALLRDPSQRDVFGDYVIELPERAYDLAIRYGGDFLLYFGSEPTGEIRRLVKARDIWDAFVEGNYRTAEPGLIFWSTMVRYSPSNYVGRPISCTNPCAEVPLEDGGACNLGSLNLSRFVRNGYRPDAAIEWDRLWEATQEAVRFLDNVVSWNEVLNPLEKQRRAAAETRRLGLGVMGIADMLNQLGIGYDSPAALELLEQVMAHIANAAYQASAKLAAEKGPSPLFAFDCYSQGPFFQEALWPETQALIRQHGLRNIALLSIAPTGTISNIVLAFEHEGRHYIGVSGGIEPIFALYYTRRSESFGNQFFRVFHSTVQAYLDMHGLSERAQHVDLAELLPEHFLRTAHHIDPSMRVRIQAICQRYIDHSISSTVNLPEDIEPEVISNIYLEAWRNGLKGITVYRDGSRYPILSVDGKKTRFQEIKDKRFRIRLADGTTLEAAGDEVVRLPNGRLTTVYHLLERRQQSGSPQLESLPDVRLHQN is encoded by the coding sequence ATGCTAGAGCGCATGTTCGCCCATCAAGGGAAGATGGCCCGACGAATCGGTCCGGAGCGTGTTAACGGATACGCGGAGCTACACCGCTATCTCAGCCAGAAGGTGCAGAGGGGGCAGCTGCCCAGCCATCCCGATTACCTGGGCGGCAACGAGCTGGCCACGAACATCTATCAGCGGAAGTACTATCTCAAGGACCTCGAGGGCAACCTGATAGAAAGGCGCCCCGAGGACGTTTTCGTGCGCCTTGCCGCCTTCATGGCTGCCATCGAGCCCGAAAAAGCCAAGCGGCGGCAGTGGGCGGAGGCCTTCTATCGGCTTCTGTACGAGGGGCGCTTCATCCCCGGCGGCCGCGTAATCGCTGGCGCGGGAGATTTGTATCGGGTCAAGACGCTGGCCAACTGCTTCGTCACCCAGATAGCAGAGGACTCAATTGAGGCCATCTACCAGGCCGCTTACGAGTGCGCCCGCACCTATTCCTTCGGCGGAGGGATTGGGGTGGACGTCTCCCCCTTGAGACCCAAGGACTCCGTGGTGCACAACGCAGCCGATCGTTCCACGGGGGCGGTCTCCTTTATGGAGCTGTTTTCCCTCACCACGGGGCTCATCGGTCAATCCGGACGGCGCGGGGCGCTTATGATCACCCTCGATGTCAAGCACCCGGACGTGCTGGACTTTATCCGGGTCAAAAAGATCCCGAATTGGGTCACGCGCCAGATCGTGGAGCAATGCCAATGGACGGGGCTGTTTTCGGAGCGGCAACTGCGGGAGATCGAACGCCAGGTGATGGAAAATACGCAGGTGCGTTTTGCCAACATCAGCATCAAGGTCTCCGATGAGTTCATGCAGGCCGTAGACGAGCAGACCCGTTACGGGCCGCAGGCGCTGTTGGTTTACCGTAAGCTGACGCGCTCCACGCTGCGACAGGCCTATCAGGGCCCGGAGCTCCACTACGCTTCGGGTATCCCCTCCAAGGATATTCGGGCCTATGAGCTGTGGCGAGTGTTTGAGGATCTGGAGGCGCTCAACCGCTTTCTTTCTCAAGAGGGTCTTCCGAAGCTCGATGAGGCTCTTTTGCGGGACCCCTCCCAGCGCGACGTGTTTGGGGATTACGTTATAGAGCTTCCGGAGCGCGCCTACGACCTAGCCATCCGCTATGGCGGAGATTTTCTGCTGTATTTCGGCTCAGAGCCCACAGGGGAGATCCGGCGCCTAGTCAAGGCCCGCGATATCTGGGATGCTTTTGTAGAGGGCAACTACCGCACAGCCGAGCCTGGGCTCATCTTCTGGTCCACTATGGTGCGCTATAGCCCCTCCAACTACGTGGGGCGTCCGATTTCCTGCACCAATCCGTGCGCCGAGGTGCCGCTAGAAGACGGGGGGGCTTGCAACCTGGGGTCGCTGAATTTGAGCCGTTTTGTGCGCAACGGCTACCGGCCCGACGCGGCGATCGAATGGGATCGCCTTTGGGAGGCCACCCAGGAGGCCGTGCGCTTTCTGGACAACGTGGTAAGCTGGAACGAGGTGCTCAACCCTCTGGAGAAGCAGCGCCGGGCAGCGGCCGAGACCCGAAGGCTAGGCCTGGGCGTGATGGGCATCGCGGACATGCTCAACCAGCTCGGCATCGGCTACGACAGCCCCGCGGCCCTCGAACTGCTGGAACAGGTGATGGCCCACATCGCCAACGCCGCCTATCAGGCCTCTGCGAAGCTGGCTGCCGAAAAAGGGCCTTCGCCGCTGTTTGCTTTCGACTGCTATAGCCAAGGACCCTTTTTCCAGGAAGCGCTTTGGCCGGAAACACAGGCCTTGATCCGCCAACACGGCCTGCGCAACATCGCCCTGCTGTCGATCGCGCCCACGGGCACGATTTCCAACATCGTCTTGGCCTTTGAACACGAGGGGCGACACTACATCGGGGTATCCGGGGGTATCGAACCTATCTTCGCCCTGTACTATACCCGACGTTCGGAGTCCTTCGGCAACCAGTTCTTCCGGGTCTTCCACAGCACGGTGCAGGCTTACTTAGACATGCATGGCCTTTCGGAGCGGGCGCAGCACGTGGATCTGGCGGAGCTGCTTCCGGAGCATTTTCTGCGCACGGCGCATCACATCGACCCCTCGATGCGCGTGCGGATTCAGGCTATCTGCCAGCGCTACATCGATCACTCTATTTCCTCCACGGTGAACTTGCCCGAGGACATAGAGCCGGAGGTCATCTCAAACATCTACCTGGAGGCCTGGAGAAACGGCCTAAAAGGCATTACGGTGTATCGAGACGGCAGCCGCTATCCCATTCTCAGCGTGGACGGCAAAAAGACGCGCTTTCAAGAGATCAAAGACAAGCGGTTTCGCATTCGCCTGGCCGATGGCACCACGTTAGAAGCGGCCGGAGACGAGGTCGTGCGCCTGCCGAACGGGCGCTTGACAACCGTCTATCACCTTTTGGAACGCCGACAACAGTCTGGCTCACCCCAGCTTGAGTCTTTGCCAGACGTTAGGCTGCATCAGAATTAA